The following are encoded together in the Actinomycetes bacterium genome:
- a CDS encoding IS110 family transposase has translation RAYVTRRTQQGLSKREVMRCLKRYIARELYADLPQQMLA, from the coding sequence CGCGCCTACGTCACGCGACGCACCCAGCAGGGCCTGTCCAAGCGAGAAGTCATGCGCTGCCTCAAGCGCTACATCGCCCGCGAGCTCTACGCCGACCTACCCCAGCAAATGTTGGCTTGA
- the dapB gene encoding 4-hydroxy-tetrahydrodipicolinate reductase — protein MATQVGVLGAYGRMGAAATAAVEAAEDLDLVARLGSGDERSALTDAGARVAVDLTRPDVVMDNVRFCVEHGIHVVVGTSGMSPDRLAEVESWLAGAPEVGVVVAPNFAVGAVLMMRFAAQAAPWFESVEVVELHHPDKGDAPSGTARRTAELVAAARRKAGLGPVPDATTSDPDGARGADVDGVHVHAVRARGLVASQEVLLGGPGETLTLRHDSTDRSSFMPGVLLAVRQVASRPGLTVGLEHLMGL, from the coding sequence ATGGCCACCCAGGTGGGCGTGCTCGGGGCGTACGGCCGGATGGGTGCTGCTGCGACCGCCGCCGTCGAGGCGGCCGAGGACCTCGACCTGGTCGCGCGCCTCGGCTCCGGCGACGAGCGCAGCGCGCTCACCGACGCGGGGGCGCGGGTGGCGGTCGACCTCACCCGGCCGGACGTGGTGATGGACAACGTCCGGTTCTGCGTCGAGCACGGGATCCACGTCGTGGTGGGCACCAGCGGCATGTCGCCGGACCGGCTGGCCGAGGTCGAGTCCTGGCTGGCCGGGGCGCCGGAAGTGGGCGTCGTGGTGGCGCCGAACTTCGCCGTCGGCGCGGTGCTGATGATGCGCTTCGCGGCCCAGGCCGCGCCGTGGTTCGAGTCGGTCGAGGTCGTCGAGCTGCACCACCCGGACAAGGGCGACGCGCCCAGCGGCACCGCACGCCGGACGGCCGAGCTGGTCGCCGCCGCGCGCCGGAAGGCCGGTCTCGGCCCGGTGCCGGACGCGACCACGAGCGACCCCGACGGCGCTCGCGGGGCGGACGTCGACGGTGTGCACGTGCACGCGGTGCGTGCCCGGGGGTTGGTGGCCAGCCAGGAGGTGCTGCTCGGCGGTCCGGGGGAGACCCTCACCCTCCGGCACGACTCCACCGACCGTTCGTCGTTCATGCCTGGCGTCCTGCTCGCGGTGCGCCAGGTCGCGTCGCGCCCCGGCCTGACCGTCGGCCTCGAGCACCTGATGGGCCTCTGA
- a CDS encoding pitrilysin family protein → MGRQATRTLDRGDGGGGLVRHTVLPGGLRIVTEAVPTVRSVTVGVWVGVGSRDESPALAGASHYLEHLLFKGTRRRDALAISASIDAVGGEMNAFTSKEYTCFYARVLDADLPLAVDVVCDLVTSSVIRGSDVDAERGVILEEIAMHEDDPTDMVHDQFAQVLFGDAPIARPVLGTVESIETIRRSAINGYYRRRYQPQDMVVAVAGNVDHANVVRLVKAAFAQAGMLDGDTDPTQARAGGRAPATRPGDVRVVRRPSEQANVVLGGAGIARTDERRFALGVLNAALGGGMSSRLFQEVREKRGLAYSVYSYHAQYADTGLFGVYAGCVPRKVDEVLAICRDEVDKVAAAGITLEELDRGKGQLRGSLVLGLEDTGSRMSRIGKAELVYGELLSVDDVLARIEAVTLDDVAAVASDLLAVRPTLAVVGPFDEDRDFTSAVA, encoded by the coding sequence TTGGGCCGTCAGGCCACCCGCACGCTCGACCGGGGGGACGGTGGTGGCGGACTCGTCCGTCACACCGTCCTGCCCGGCGGGCTGCGGATCGTCACCGAGGCGGTGCCCACCGTCCGGTCGGTGACCGTCGGCGTGTGGGTCGGGGTGGGCTCCCGCGACGAGTCGCCGGCGCTCGCCGGCGCCTCGCACTACCTCGAGCACCTGCTCTTCAAGGGCACCCGGCGCCGGGACGCGCTGGCCATCTCGGCGTCGATCGACGCGGTCGGCGGCGAGATGAACGCGTTCACGTCGAAGGAGTACACCTGCTTCTACGCGCGGGTCCTCGACGCCGACCTGCCGCTCGCCGTCGACGTCGTCTGCGACCTGGTCACCTCGTCGGTGATCCGCGGCTCCGACGTCGACGCAGAGCGGGGCGTGATCCTCGAGGAGATCGCCATGCACGAGGACGACCCGACGGACATGGTGCACGACCAGTTCGCCCAGGTCCTCTTCGGCGACGCGCCGATCGCCCGCCCGGTGCTAGGCACCGTCGAGTCGATCGAGACGATCCGCCGGTCGGCGATCAACGGCTACTACCGCCGCCGCTACCAGCCACAGGACATGGTCGTCGCGGTGGCCGGCAACGTCGACCACGCCAACGTCGTCCGTCTGGTCAAGGCGGCGTTCGCGCAGGCCGGGATGCTCGACGGCGACACGGACCCCACGCAGGCCCGGGCCGGCGGCCGCGCACCGGCGACCCGACCCGGCGACGTCCGGGTCGTGCGCCGGCCCAGCGAGCAGGCAAACGTGGTGCTCGGTGGTGCCGGCATCGCCCGGACCGACGAGCGGCGCTTCGCGCTCGGGGTCCTCAACGCCGCCCTCGGCGGTGGGATGTCCTCCCGGCTGTTCCAGGAGGTCCGCGAGAAGCGCGGCCTTGCCTACAGCGTCTACAGCTACCACGCGCAGTACGCCGACACGGGGCTCTTCGGGGTCTACGCCGGGTGTGTCCCGCGCAAGGTCGACGAGGTCCTGGCGATCTGCCGTGACGAGGTCGACAAGGTGGCCGCGGCTGGCATCACCCTCGAGGAGCTCGACCGCGGCAAGGGCCAGCTGCGCGGCTCGCTGGTGCTCGGGCTCGAGGACACCGGGTCCCGGATGAGCCGCATCGGCAAGGCCGAGCTGGTCTACGGCGAGCTGCTGTCCGTCGACGACGTACTGGCCCGGATCGAGGCGGTGACGCTGGACGACGTGGCCGCGGTCGCCTCCGACCTGCTCGCGGTGCGGCCGACGCTGGCCGTCGTGGGTCCCTTCGACGAGGACCGCGACTTCACCTCGGCGGTGGCCTAG
- a CDS encoding polyribonucleotide nucleotidyltransferase encodes MEGQNVHTADAVIDNGSFGKRTVRFETGRLARQAAGSVAAYLDDDTMLLSATTAGKHPKDQLDFFPLTVDVEERMYAAGRIPGSFFRREGRPSEDAILTCRLIDRPLRPTFAKGLRNEVQVVITVMALDPKDMYDVVAINAASASTQLSGLPFSGPVGATRVALIDDQWVAFPTHEQLESAVFDMVVAGRTVNTPKGEDVAIMMVEAEATTAAWHLIKDDAKTAPTEEVVAQGLEAAKPFIKVLCEAQQQLASAVNKPTAEFPRFLDYQDDVLEAVSSLVGDDLGQALTIAAKQERETELDRLKESAKEKLAGQFEGREKEISAAYRAVTKKLVRQRILRDKVRIDGRGLSDIRTLAAEVEVLPRVHGSALFERGETQILGVTTLNMLRMEQMIDTLNPENRKRYMHNYNFPPYSTGETGRVGSPKRREIGHGALAERAILPVLPAREEFPYAIRQVSEALGSNGSTSMGSVCASTMSLLQAGVPLRAPVAGIAMGLISDTVDGETEYAALTDILGAEDAFGDMDFKVAGTREFVTAIQLDTKLDGIPASVLASALTQAKEARLHILDVMHEAIDAPDEMSPHAPRIITIKIPVDQIGAVIGPKGKMINQIQDDTGAEISIEDDGTIYIGATDGPKAEAARTMINGIANPTMPEVGERYLGTVVKTTTFGAFVSLVPGRDGLLHISKLRALAGGKRVDNVEDVVKVGDKVQVQIAEIDPRGKLSLVPVEAGDTADGAPAGPPADASVEA; translated from the coding sequence ATGGAGGGTCAGAACGTCCACACCGCCGACGCCGTCATCGACAACGGCTCGTTCGGCAAGCGCACCGTCCGCTTCGAGACCGGGCGCCTCGCCCGCCAGGCCGCCGGCTCGGTCGCGGCCTACCTCGACGACGACACGATGCTGCTCTCGGCCACGACGGCCGGCAAGCACCCCAAGGACCAGCTCGACTTCTTCCCGCTGACGGTCGACGTCGAGGAGCGCATGTACGCCGCCGGGCGCATCCCCGGCTCGTTCTTCCGCCGTGAGGGCCGGCCCTCCGAGGACGCGATCCTCACCTGCCGGCTGATCGACCGCCCGCTGCGCCCGACCTTCGCCAAGGGCCTGCGCAACGAGGTCCAGGTCGTCATCACCGTCATGGCGCTGGACCCCAAGGACATGTACGACGTCGTGGCCATCAACGCCGCGTCGGCCTCGACCCAGCTCTCCGGCCTGCCGTTCTCCGGCCCGGTGGGCGCCACCCGGGTAGCTCTCATTGACGACCAGTGGGTCGCGTTCCCCACCCACGAGCAGCTCGAGTCGGCCGTCTTCGACATGGTGGTGGCCGGCCGCACGGTCAACACCCCGAAAGGGGAAGACGTCGCGATCATGATGGTCGAGGCCGAGGCCACCACAGCTGCCTGGCACCTGATCAAGGACGATGCCAAGACCGCTCCGACCGAGGAGGTCGTCGCCCAGGGCCTCGAGGCCGCGAAGCCGTTCATCAAGGTCCTCTGCGAGGCCCAGCAGCAGCTGGCCTCGGCGGTCAACAAGCCGACGGCCGAGTTCCCGCGCTTCCTCGACTACCAGGACGACGTCCTCGAGGCCGTCAGCAGCCTGGTGGGCGACGACCTGGGCCAGGCGCTGACGATCGCCGCGAAGCAGGAGCGCGAGACCGAGCTCGACCGCCTCAAGGAGTCGGCCAAGGAGAAGCTCGCCGGCCAGTTCGAGGGCCGCGAGAAGGAGATCAGCGCGGCGTACCGCGCCGTCACCAAGAAGCTGGTCCGCCAGCGCATCCTGCGCGACAAGGTGCGCATCGACGGCCGTGGCCTCTCGGACATCCGCACCCTGGCCGCCGAGGTCGAGGTGCTCCCGCGGGTGCACGGCTCGGCGCTCTTCGAGCGAGGCGAGACCCAGATCCTCGGGGTCACGACGCTCAACATGCTCCGCATGGAGCAGATGATCGACACGTTGAACCCCGAGAACCGCAAGCGCTACATGCACAACTACAACTTCCCGCCCTACTCGACCGGTGAGACCGGCCGGGTCGGCTCGCCGAAGCGCCGCGAGATCGGCCACGGCGCACTCGCCGAGCGGGCGATCCTGCCGGTGCTCCCGGCCCGCGAGGAGTTTCCCTACGCCATCCGCCAGGTGTCCGAGGCCCTCGGCTCCAACGGCTCGACGTCCATGGGCTCGGTGTGCGCGTCGACCATGTCGCTCCTCCAAGCCGGCGTGCCGCTGCGCGCCCCCGTGGCCGGCATCGCGATGGGCCTGATCTCCGACACGGTGGATGGTGAGACGGAGTACGCCGCGCTCACCGACATCCTCGGTGCCGAGGACGCCTTCGGCGACATGGATTTCAAGGTCGCCGGCACCCGCGAGTTCGTGACCGCGATCCAGCTCGACACCAAGCTCGACGGCATCCCGGCCTCGGTGCTCGCCTCGGCGCTCACCCAGGCCAAGGAGGCCCGGCTGCACATCCTCGACGTCATGCACGAGGCGATCGACGCCCCGGACGAGATGTCGCCCCACGCGCCGCGGATCATCACCATCAAGATCCCGGTCGACCAGATCGGCGCGGTCATCGGCCCCAAGGGCAAGATGATCAACCAGATCCAGGACGACACCGGTGCCGAGATCAGCATCGAGGACGACGGCACGATCTACATCGGCGCCACCGACGGCCCGAAGGCCGAGGCTGCCCGCACGATGATCAACGGCATCGCCAACCCGACGATGCCCGAGGTCGGCGAGCGCTACCTGGGCACGGTCGTCAAGACCACGACCTTCGGTGCCTTCGTCTCGCTGGTGCCCGGCCGTGACGGCCTGCTGCACATCTCCAAGCTGCGCGCGCTCGCGGGCGGCAAGCGGGTCGACAACGTCGAGGACGTGGTCAAGGTCGGCGACAAGGTGCAGGTCCAGATCGCCGAGATCGACCCGCGGGGCAAGCTCTCGCTGGTGCCGGTCGAGGCCGGCGACACCGCCGACGGCGCGCCCGCGGGCCCGCCGGCCGACGCGTCGGTCGAGGCCTAG
- the rpsO gene encoding 30S ribosomal protein S15, whose product MSLDTATKKQIIAEHGSAETDTGSPEVQVAMLSRRIADLTEHLKEHKHDHHSRRGLLLLVGRRRRLLNYLAKKDINRYRALIEKLGLRR is encoded by the coding sequence GTGTCGCTGGACACCGCCACCAAAAAGCAGATTATCGCCGAGCACGGCAGCGCCGAGACGGACACCGGCTCGCCCGAGGTCCAGGTGGCGATGCTCTCGCGCCGCATCGCCGACCTCACCGAGCACCTCAAGGAGCACAAGCACGACCACCACTCGCGTCGTGGCCTCCTGCTGCTCGTGGGCCGGCGCCGCCGGCTGCTCAACTACCTGGCCAAGAAGGACATCAACCGCTACCGCGCGTTGATCGAGAAGCTCGGCCTCCGCCGCTAG
- a CDS encoding aldo/keto reductase: protein MEHRTLGGSGAAVSTYALGTMTFGVETDEAAGHDQLDVFVEAGGTLVDTADVYGGDDPGASEEIVGRWFDDRPSDVTDRVVLATKARFATGTDRNDVGLSRRHLDRALEASLRRLRVEAVDLYQVHAFDPVTPLEETLRFMDDAVRAGKVRYVGLSNFAGWQIQRAVDLADRRGWAAPVTHQPQYNLLAREVEWEIVPACRANGLGLLPWSPLGGGWLTGKYTRDQRPTGGTRLGENPERGVEAYDPRAASARTWAVVDALQSVAEGRGVPMGQVALAWLHDRPAVTSVILGARTTDQLRDNLGAVGLHLSAEETARLDAASDPAPAAYPYGATGREQGSRTV from the coding sequence ATGGAGCATCGAACCCTGGGCGGCAGCGGCGCCGCCGTGTCGACGTACGCCCTGGGAACCATGACGTTCGGCGTCGAGACCGACGAGGCGGCCGGCCACGACCAGCTCGATGTCTTCGTCGAGGCGGGCGGCACCTTGGTCGATACCGCTGACGTCTACGGCGGCGACGACCCCGGGGCCAGCGAGGAGATCGTCGGCCGCTGGTTCGACGACCGGCCCTCCGACGTCACCGACCGGGTCGTGCTGGCGACCAAGGCGCGCTTCGCCACGGGCACCGACCGCAACGACGTCGGGTTGTCTCGCCGGCACCTGGACCGTGCCCTCGAGGCCTCGTTGCGCCGGCTGCGGGTGGAGGCCGTGGACCTCTACCAGGTGCACGCCTTCGACCCCGTGACGCCGCTCGAGGAGACGCTGCGCTTCATGGACGACGCGGTCCGCGCCGGGAAGGTGCGCTACGTCGGGCTGTCGAACTTCGCAGGCTGGCAGATCCAGCGCGCGGTCGACCTCGCCGACCGGCGCGGCTGGGCGGCCCCGGTCACCCACCAGCCGCAGTACAACCTGCTCGCCCGCGAGGTGGAGTGGGAGATCGTCCCGGCCTGCCGGGCCAACGGCCTGGGCCTGCTCCCGTGGTCGCCGCTCGGCGGTGGCTGGTTGACCGGCAAGTACACCCGCGACCAGCGGCCGACCGGAGGGACGCGCCTCGGCGAGAACCCGGAGCGAGGTGTGGAGGCCTACGACCCGCGCGCCGCCAGCGCGCGGACCTGGGCGGTCGTCGACGCCTTGCAGTCGGTGGCCGAGGGCCGAGGGGTGCCCATGGGGCAGGTGGCGCTGGCCTGGCTGCACGACCGCCCGGCAGTCACCTCGGTGATCCTCGGCGCCCGGACCACCGACCAGCTGCGCGACAACCTCGGCGCCGTCGGCCTGCACCTGTCGGCGGAGGAGACGGCCCGCCTGGACGCGGCGAGCGACCCGGCGCCGGCCGCGTACCCCTACGGCGCGACCGGCCGCGAGCAGGGCTCCCGGACCGTCTGA
- a CDS encoding bifunctional riboflavin kinase/FAD synthetase, with protein MQVWHGLDEVERQGGVASPPGPVVTIGNFDGVHRGHQQVVAGVVARAAEIAAVPVVTTFDPHPMSVIHPDSAPLRLTDLDRRLDLLDHLGVGATLVLPFTRELSLWEPSRFVDDVLVEALHAVEVHVGENFRYGHRAAGNVETLRVDGERHGFAVRALPLAGDTARWSSTYVRQCLAEGDVVAAAAALGRPHRVVGPVVEGDKRGRELGYPTANLALDADVAVPADGVYAGWLVRADGTTLPAAVSVGTNPTFGGTVRRVEAYVLDRDDLELYGERVGVEFVQRLRETIAYAGVEPLVAQMGLDVVHARRITEAP; from the coding sequence GTGCAGGTCTGGCACGGTCTCGACGAGGTCGAGCGGCAGGGTGGCGTCGCGTCGCCGCCGGGGCCTGTCGTGACCATCGGCAACTTCGACGGCGTGCACCGCGGGCACCAGCAGGTCGTCGCGGGAGTCGTCGCGCGGGCCGCCGAGATCGCCGCGGTTCCCGTCGTCACGACGTTCGACCCGCACCCGATGTCGGTGATCCACCCGGACTCCGCGCCGCTGCGGCTGACCGACCTGGACCGACGCCTCGACCTGCTCGACCATCTCGGGGTGGGCGCGACCCTGGTCCTGCCGTTCACCCGTGAGCTCTCGCTGTGGGAGCCCAGCCGGTTCGTCGACGACGTGCTCGTCGAGGCGCTGCACGCCGTCGAGGTGCACGTGGGTGAGAACTTCCGCTACGGCCACCGGGCCGCCGGAAACGTCGAGACCCTGCGCGTCGACGGCGAGCGACACGGCTTCGCGGTGCGTGCCCTGCCGCTCGCCGGCGACACCGCCCGGTGGTCGTCGACGTACGTCCGGCAGTGCCTCGCCGAGGGCGACGTCGTGGCCGCCGCGGCCGCGTTGGGCCGGCCGCACCGCGTCGTGGGGCCGGTCGTGGAGGGCGACAAGCGGGGCCGGGAGCTCGGTTACCCGACGGCCAACCTCGCGCTGGACGCCGACGTCGCCGTGCCCGCCGACGGCGTCTACGCCGGCTGGCTGGTCCGGGCCGACGGCACGACGCTGCCCGCCGCGGTCTCCGTCGGCACCAACCCCACCTTCGGCGGCACCGTTCGCCGGGTGGAGGCGTACGTGCTCGACCGGGACGACCTCGAGCTCTACGGCGAGCGGGTCGGCGTCGAGTTCGTGCAACGGCTGCGCGAGACCATCGCCTACGCCGGCGTGGAGCCGCTCGTGGCGCAGATGGGCCTGGACGTCGTGCATGCGCGGCGCATCACCGAGGCCCCGTGA
- a CDS encoding peptidase M6, which produces MTAQAANGSRGKSDVRLINGDYNNGKPLRLSRKGANAGGSGVKSDQFKVGTVRKWPALDDKGDFTYVKQYVLRGIGDNVEVWVAKNLAFPAGSEGACRNTVGNGEGIVVTDQQVADFIDEFDTNIYPKESKVFSVPPDRDGSVTPLTRAYAHFYGLPARNFKGEGDRIVTLVDNVRDQNYYDPTAADGRTYIAGFFWSLFNEYTNRNVMTLDSWDWIHRTGTNPPDDSADADYAACSAKILRPFGDPRPLTYEGTFAHEYQHLLEYYASPGESTWINEGLSDWAQTLVGYVDPSLDPASDDPDVDGHLQTWFGFNDDPAFGGPEQSLTRWQDQGAPEILADYGIAYAFQEYLWSHFGGDAFMTALHNQDKNGFAGLQAVMTQFGVSGTPLDVIHDFLASMALDKALDTRTLVDAGRTAAMKTASLNAHINWDTPQAYSTSGAPTNGADWLKVTDGAAVTFDGAEGYKPKPVEWTKAADGRLFSGNANNLDRAIARQITVPAGSPTVTLDLQYETEPAWDFAFVQVYDSTEKKWVSLSNANTTSAADPQALATIRTQLPGLTGSSGGVVPQTFDLANYAGQTIWLAVRYMSDGSVNAGGVWLSGMSVGGTPVADATDLSKWTSLTGAVPVPVAGWTVQLVGWNGSQASARTLTLGAGNTWTGDVSDTLGIASPTFAGFIVTADDPGASVAQYAGYTLTQGGTTLPGGGEGT; this is translated from the coding sequence GTGACCGCGCAGGCGGCGAACGGCAGCAGGGGTAAGTCGGACGTCCGCCTGATCAACGGCGACTACAACAACGGCAAGCCGCTGCGCCTCTCCCGGAAGGGCGCCAACGCCGGCGGCTCCGGCGTGAAGAGCGACCAGTTCAAGGTCGGCACCGTGCGGAAGTGGCCGGCGCTCGACGACAAGGGCGACTTCACCTACGTCAAGCAGTACGTGCTGCGCGGCATCGGCGACAACGTCGAGGTCTGGGTCGCCAAGAACCTCGCCTTCCCGGCGGGCTCAGAGGGAGCGTGCCGCAACACGGTCGGCAATGGCGAGGGCATCGTCGTCACCGACCAGCAGGTGGCGGACTTCATCGACGAGTTCGACACCAACATCTACCCGAAGGAGTCGAAAGTCTTCTCGGTCCCGCCGGACCGCGACGGCAGCGTCACGCCGCTCACCCGGGCGTACGCCCACTTCTACGGGCTGCCGGCCCGCAACTTCAAGGGTGAGGGCGACCGGATCGTCACGCTGGTGGACAACGTCCGCGACCAGAACTACTACGACCCGACGGCCGCCGACGGCCGCACCTACATCGCGGGCTTCTTCTGGTCGCTGTTCAACGAGTACACCAACCGCAACGTCATGACGCTGGACTCGTGGGACTGGATCCACCGCACCGGCACCAACCCGCCGGACGACTCGGCGGACGCCGACTACGCCGCCTGCAGCGCGAAGATCCTGCGGCCGTTCGGCGACCCGCGGCCGCTGACCTACGAGGGCACCTTCGCGCACGAGTACCAGCACCTGCTGGAGTACTACGCGAGCCCGGGCGAGTCGACCTGGATCAACGAGGGCCTCTCCGACTGGGCGCAGACCCTGGTCGGCTACGTCGACCCGAGCCTGGACCCGGCCAGCGACGACCCAGACGTCGACGGCCACCTGCAGACCTGGTTCGGCTTCAACGACGACCCGGCCTTCGGCGGCCCTGAGCAGTCGCTGACCCGGTGGCAGGACCAGGGTGCACCGGAGATCCTCGCCGACTACGGCATCGCGTACGCCTTCCAGGAGTACCTGTGGAGCCACTTCGGCGGTGACGCGTTCATGACGGCGCTGCACAACCAGGACAAGAACGGATTCGCCGGCCTGCAGGCAGTCATGACCCAGTTCGGGGTGAGCGGCACGCCGCTCGACGTCATCCACGACTTCCTGGCGTCGATGGCCCTCGACAAGGCCCTGGACACCCGGACGCTCGTCGACGCGGGACGCACGGCAGCGATGAAGACGGCGTCGCTCAACGCGCACATCAACTGGGACACGCCGCAGGCCTACAGCACCTCGGGCGCTCCGACGAACGGTGCTGACTGGCTCAAGGTTACCGACGGCGCAGCGGTCACCTTCGACGGCGCCGAGGGATACAAGCCCAAGCCGGTGGAGTGGACGAAGGCTGCGGACGGAAGGCTGTTCTCCGGCAACGCCAACAACCTCGACCGGGCCATCGCTCGGCAGATCACGGTGCCGGCCGGAAGCCCGACGGTGACCCTGGACCTCCAGTACGAGACCGAGCCCGCGTGGGACTTCGCCTTCGTGCAGGTCTACGACTCCACGGAGAAGAAGTGGGTCAGCCTGTCCAACGCGAACACGACGAGCGCCGCGGACCCGCAAGCACTGGCCACGATCCGGACCCAGCTGCCGGGTCTGACCGGCAGCTCCGGCGGCGTCGTGCCGCAGACGTTCGACCTGGCGAACTACGCCGGCCAGACGATCTGGCTCGCGGTCCGCTACATGTCGGACGGTTCGGTGAACGCGGGCGGCGTGTGGCTCAGCGGGATGTCGGTCGGCGGCACGCCCGTGGCGGACGCAACCGACCTGTCGAAGTGGACGTCGCTGACGGGCGCGGTGCCGGTGCCGGTGGCGGGCTGGACCGTCCAGCTCGTCGGCTGGAACGGTTCCCAGGCCAGCGCCCGGACCCTGACACTGGGGGCGGGCAACACCTGGACCGGTGACGTGTCGGACACGCTCGGTATCGCGAGCCCGACGTTCGCCGGCTTCATCGTGACGGCCGACGACCCGGGTGCGTCGGTCGCCCAGTACGCCGGCTACACGCTTACCCAGGGCGGCACCACGCTGCCCGGCGGCGGAGAAGGCACCTGA